A single window of Archangium gephyra DNA harbors:
- a CDS encoding sigma-70 family RNA polymerase sigma factor: MKQTAHEALERAAREHEKFLWGLCYRMTGVSADADELVQETYARALTSPPGRLEEVRPWLTRVAMNLARDRLRRRKREGYVGPWLPSPVDTGEEAVAAVEAELPGGGTTEGRYELLESVSYAFLLALEALTPRQRAVLLLRDVFDYSGREVGECLGMSETNVKVTHHRARQAMARYDRARCVPTKALQERTREALVGFLGALASGDVEAAEALLAEPVRALSDGAGETYAARVPVVGLKRVSLFYRRVQEMRGTPDVVELRMFNGLPAVVAEWRNSPPRLPVRMVIRVELDAEGRIAEVHSVLASRKLAHLPSPPGRGTG, encoded by the coding sequence ATGAAGCAGACGGCACACGAGGCGCTGGAGCGTGCGGCGCGGGAGCACGAGAAGTTCCTCTGGGGCCTGTGCTACCGGATGACGGGGGTGTCGGCGGACGCGGACGAGCTGGTGCAGGAGACGTACGCGAGGGCGCTGACGAGCCCTCCAGGGAGACTGGAAGAGGTGCGCCCGTGGCTGACGCGGGTGGCGATGAACCTGGCGAGGGACAGGCTGCGCAGGAGGAAGCGGGAGGGGTACGTGGGCCCGTGGCTGCCCTCGCCGGTGGACACGGGGGAGGAGGCGGTGGCGGCGGTGGAGGCGGAGCTGCCGGGGGGAGGGACGACGGAGGGCCGCTACGAGCTGTTGGAGAGCGTGTCGTACGCGTTCCTGCTGGCGCTGGAGGCGCTGACGCCGAGGCAGCGGGCGGTGCTGTTGCTGAGGGACGTGTTCGACTACTCGGGGCGGGAGGTGGGGGAGTGCCTGGGGATGAGCGAGACGAACGTGAAGGTGACGCACCACCGGGCGAGGCAGGCGATGGCGCGGTACGACCGGGCGAGGTGCGTGCCGACGAAGGCGTTGCAGGAGCGGACGCGGGAGGCGCTGGTGGGCTTCCTGGGGGCGCTGGCGTCGGGGGACGTGGAGGCGGCGGAGGCGTTGCTGGCGGAGCCGGTGCGAGCGCTGTCGGACGGGGCCGGCGAGACCTACGCGGCGCGGGTGCCGGTGGTGGGGCTGAAGAGGGTATCGCTCTTCTACCGCCGGGTGCAGGAGATGAGAGGCACGCCGGACGTGGTGGAGCTGAGGATGTTCAACGGCCTGCCGGCGGTGGTGGCCGAGTGGCGGAACAGCCCACCGCGACTACCCGTGCGCATGGTCATCCGGGTGGAGCTCGACGCGGAGGGAAGAATCGCGGAGGTGCACTCGGTGCTGGCGAGCCGCAAGCTGGCCCATCTCCCCTCGCCCCCCGGGAGAGGGACGGGGTGA
- a CDS encoding rhodanese-like domain-containing protein, with protein MTPKELSEKARELVGQGWVLLDVRTPEEFRMGHPEPARNIPVQELPKRVGEVGPPGTKVVVYCQAGGRSAMATQILQAHGITDIFDLKSVNYW; from the coding sequence ATGACGCCGAAAGAACTGTCGGAGAAGGCCCGGGAGCTGGTGGGGCAGGGGTGGGTCTTGCTGGACGTGAGGACGCCGGAGGAGTTCCGGATGGGGCATCCGGAGCCGGCGAGGAACATTCCGGTGCAGGAGCTGCCCAAGCGGGTGGGGGAGGTGGGCCCGCCGGGGACGAAGGTGGTGGTGTACTGTCAGGCGGGAGGGCGCAGCGCGATGGCGACGCAGATCCTCCAGGCGCACGGCATCACGGACATCTTCGATCTGAAGTCCGTGAACTACTGGTAG
- a CDS encoding sensor histidine kinase, with product MSQSRGAAKSFRPELPEASSPMAVDDWSFAADHPDGYMAVSAVRDDSGALVDFRWLYANPAAETMMGMSLAFVLGRGIVELLPDARSRGIHSRFALVVETGQPYVDEVYFPLENHERWFRLVALKRGDGLSVWFNDITRRKREEREASFLAEASHLLTASLDVESALHELARRGVPAFADACVLQVMDSRGQPLLLETVATEPVQEALLVEVLRRSAEAPGGAPGEPGLLGLLLPQDVPQLLTELTPSLLQSLTRDPEHLRLMQALGPRSLVAVPLRARGRILGALVLFTFAPRSFGREDLRFAEDLADRVALSVDNALLFREARQAVAQRDEFFTVAAHELRTPTTSLKLNVQSLLRGARRAESGQPPAALMAKLENIDRNAGRLNALVNELLDVTRIHAGRLRLDLEPVDLAALVQDVAARFELPATQAHSPILLELSGSTVGSWDRLRLEQVVTNLLSNALKYGAGKPVRLKVSCDASGARLEVRDEGIGISPESLPRLFGRFERAVSDRHYGGLGLGLYITRQIVEALGGTVSVTSTPGAGATFTVQLPLEATH from the coding sequence ATGTCTCAATCCCGTGGAGCCGCGAAGAGCTTCCGTCCGGAGCTTCCGGAGGCGTCCTCTCCCATGGCCGTGGACGACTGGTCCTTCGCCGCGGACCACCCGGATGGCTACATGGCCGTGTCCGCCGTGCGCGATGACTCCGGCGCCCTGGTGGACTTCCGCTGGCTGTACGCCAACCCCGCCGCCGAGACCATGATGGGCATGAGCCTGGCCTTCGTGCTCGGCCGGGGCATCGTCGAGCTGCTCCCCGACGCGCGCAGCCGCGGCATCCACTCCCGCTTCGCCCTCGTGGTGGAGACCGGCCAGCCCTACGTGGACGAGGTGTACTTCCCCCTGGAGAACCACGAGCGCTGGTTCCGCCTCGTCGCCCTCAAGCGCGGCGATGGGCTCTCCGTCTGGTTCAACGACATCACCCGCCGCAAGCGCGAGGAGCGCGAGGCCTCCTTCCTCGCCGAGGCCAGCCACCTGCTCACCGCCTCCCTCGACGTGGAGAGCGCCCTGCACGAGCTGGCCCGCCGCGGCGTCCCCGCCTTCGCCGACGCCTGCGTCCTCCAGGTCATGGACAGCCGCGGCCAGCCCCTCCTGCTCGAGACCGTCGCCACCGAGCCCGTCCAGGAGGCCCTGCTCGTCGAGGTCCTGCGGCGCTCGGCCGAAGCCCCCGGCGGCGCCCCCGGCGAGCCCGGCCTCCTGGGCCTGCTGCTGCCCCAGGACGTGCCCCAGCTCCTCACCGAGCTGACGCCCTCCCTCCTCCAGTCCCTCACCCGCGACCCCGAGCACCTGCGCCTCATGCAGGCACTCGGGCCCCGCTCCCTGGTGGCCGTGCCCCTGCGCGCGCGCGGACGCATCCTCGGCGCGCTCGTCCTCTTCACCTTCGCCCCCCGCTCCTTCGGCCGGGAGGACCTGCGCTTCGCCGAGGACCTCGCCGACCGCGTGGCCCTCTCGGTGGACAACGCCCTGCTCTTCCGCGAGGCCCGCCAGGCCGTGGCCCAGCGCGATGAGTTCTTCACCGTCGCCGCCCACGAGCTGCGCACCCCCACCACCTCCCTCAAGCTCAACGTCCAGTCCCTGCTGCGCGGGGCCCGCCGCGCCGAGTCCGGCCAGCCCCCCGCCGCCCTCATGGCCAAGCTGGAGAACATCGACCGCAACGCCGGCCGCCTCAACGCGCTCGTCAACGAGCTGCTGGACGTCACCCGCATCCACGCCGGCCGCCTGCGCCTGGACCTGGAGCCGGTGGACCTCGCCGCGCTCGTCCAGGACGTGGCCGCCCGCTTCGAGCTGCCCGCCACCCAGGCCCACAGCCCCATCCTCCTGGAGCTCTCCGGCTCCACCGTGGGCTCCTGGGACCGGCTCCGCCTGGAGCAGGTCGTCACCAACCTGCTCTCCAATGCCCTCAAGTACGGCGCCGGCAAGCCCGTGCGCCTCAAGGTGTCCTGCGACGCCTCGGGCGCCCGCCTCGAGGTGCGCGACGAGGGCATCGGCATCTCCCCCGAGAGCCTCCCGCGCCTCTTCGGCCGCTTCGAGCGCGCCGTCTCCGATCGCCACTACGGCGGCCTCGGCCTCGGCCTCTACATCACCCGTCAAATCGTCGAGGCCCTGGGCGGCACCGTGAGCGTCACCAGCACCCCGGGAGCCGGCGCCACCTTCACCGTCCAGCTCCCCCTCGAGGCCACCCACTGA
- a CDS encoding phytoene desaturase family protein: MKKKTDVVVVGGGLGGLAVAVMLARGGRKVTLLEKSKHLGGRAHTTEVEGYHFNLGPHALYLGGAAARVLGKLGVPMPGRSPGEGSYALRGGRLHPIPAGAVSLLMTDLLGAAGKLELGRVMTGLMKTDAGALEGRSVSEWLDEHVTRKEVREVVEAFFRVSTYCADMSAMAADVAVEQFQLARKGVRYLDGGWSELVRALAGMAREAGVEVVGSAKVESVESVEREAGAEPGRVRGVRLADGTEYEAEAVVVAGGPRDVAALLPGDEGVAGWVAESRPVKAATLDVGLSTLPKPRALFALGMDRPWYVSVHSAFAKLAPEGGAMVHVAKYLGGAEETADEAELEGVLDVLQPGWREHVVTKRFLPGLTVMNALPARSLEKRPGPRVEHVRGLYVVGDWVGGEGLLVDASLASAETVSRLLSTEAGARAA; encoded by the coding sequence ATGAAGAAGAAGACGGACGTGGTGGTGGTGGGAGGGGGGCTGGGCGGGCTGGCGGTGGCCGTGATGCTGGCGCGAGGGGGGAGGAAGGTGACGCTGTTGGAGAAGTCGAAGCACCTGGGGGGCCGGGCGCACACGACGGAGGTGGAGGGCTACCATTTCAACCTGGGGCCGCACGCGCTGTACCTGGGAGGAGCGGCGGCGCGGGTGCTGGGGAAGCTGGGAGTGCCGATGCCAGGAAGGAGCCCGGGGGAGGGCAGCTACGCGCTGCGAGGGGGGCGTCTGCACCCGATACCGGCGGGAGCGGTGTCGCTGCTGATGACGGACCTGCTGGGAGCGGCGGGGAAGCTGGAGCTGGGCCGGGTGATGACGGGCCTGATGAAGACGGACGCGGGGGCGCTGGAGGGCCGGAGCGTGAGCGAGTGGCTGGACGAGCACGTGACGAGGAAGGAGGTGCGCGAGGTGGTGGAGGCCTTCTTCCGGGTGTCGACGTACTGCGCGGACATGAGCGCGATGGCGGCGGACGTGGCGGTGGAGCAGTTCCAGCTGGCGAGGAAGGGTGTGCGCTACCTCGACGGAGGCTGGAGCGAGCTGGTGCGAGCGCTGGCGGGGATGGCGCGGGAGGCGGGAGTGGAAGTGGTGGGCTCGGCGAAGGTGGAGTCGGTGGAGTCGGTGGAGCGGGAGGCGGGAGCGGAGCCCGGCCGGGTGCGAGGCGTGCGGCTGGCGGACGGAACGGAATACGAGGCGGAGGCGGTGGTGGTGGCGGGAGGGCCGAGGGACGTGGCGGCGCTGCTGCCGGGGGACGAGGGGGTGGCGGGGTGGGTGGCGGAGTCGAGGCCGGTGAAGGCGGCGACGCTGGACGTGGGGCTGTCGACGCTGCCGAAGCCGAGGGCGCTGTTCGCGTTGGGGATGGATCGGCCGTGGTACGTGTCGGTGCACTCGGCGTTCGCGAAGCTGGCGCCGGAGGGGGGCGCGATGGTGCACGTGGCCAAATACCTCGGAGGAGCGGAGGAGACGGCGGACGAGGCGGAGCTGGAGGGGGTGCTGGACGTGCTGCAGCCGGGGTGGAGGGAGCACGTGGTGACGAAGCGCTTCCTGCCGGGGCTGACGGTGATGAACGCACTGCCGGCGAGGAGCCTGGAGAAGAGGCCGGGGCCGCGGGTGGAGCACGTGCGAGGGCTGTACGTGGTGGGGGACTGGGTGGGGGGAGAGGGGCTGCTGGTGGACGCGTCGTTGGCGAGCGCGGAGACGGTGTCACGGCTGCTGAGCACGGAGGCGGGAGCGCGAGCGGCATGA
- a CDS encoding MFS transporter: protein MTFKTSYKVGLAVLLCYLVAWLDRMAINMTIPFIRTELNVGPERIGWILSAFFLGYALFQIPGGMLADRIGPRKVILFALAWWSVFTALTGVVGGLASMLAVRFLFGIGEGIFPAAVWKVIGNWYTKKNRGTANAIILSSVAFGPAISSLLLAWFLPILGWRGSFFALGGAGVICLIGAWLYITNSIQDNPKVSREELEEFERDSRSQAANAEQTLEKASFGQLLSSPAIWVLFFVALIYNLTMYGWLNWLPTYLLEVKKLSLTKTGLLGALPFLFGGIGCTLAGYVSDRWFRGRRKYLVFGCQALGGICLFLFTQINDPVLYMIAQCIAGFLLFMAAGAIWTLPMILVPPKLMGSGSGFINTGGQIGGFLTNILIGKVIEWNGNDYATGFHFMLGALVAAALLVLAGIREQSAPAPKPSPEPALS from the coding sequence ATGACTTTCAAGACCAGCTACAAGGTCGGGCTCGCGGTCCTCCTGTGCTACCTCGTCGCCTGGCTGGACCGGATGGCCATCAACATGACCATCCCGTTCATCCGCACGGAGCTCAACGTCGGGCCGGAGCGCATCGGGTGGATCCTCAGCGCCTTCTTCCTCGGCTACGCCCTCTTCCAGATTCCCGGCGGCATGCTCGCCGACCGCATCGGGCCCCGGAAGGTCATCCTCTTCGCGCTCGCCTGGTGGTCCGTCTTCACCGCCCTCACCGGCGTCGTCGGCGGCCTCGCCAGCATGCTCGCCGTGCGCTTCCTCTTCGGCATCGGTGAGGGCATCTTCCCCGCCGCCGTCTGGAAGGTCATCGGCAACTGGTACACCAAGAAGAACCGCGGCACCGCCAACGCCATCATCCTCTCGTCCGTGGCGTTCGGACCCGCCATCTCCTCCCTCCTGCTGGCCTGGTTCCTGCCCATCCTCGGCTGGCGCGGCAGCTTCTTCGCCCTCGGCGGCGCCGGCGTCATCTGCTTGATCGGCGCCTGGCTCTACATCACCAATTCCATCCAGGACAACCCCAAGGTCTCCCGCGAGGAGCTCGAGGAGTTCGAGCGCGACAGCCGCTCCCAGGCCGCCAACGCCGAGCAGACCCTCGAGAAGGCCAGCTTCGGTCAGCTGCTCAGCTCCCCCGCCATCTGGGTCCTCTTCTTCGTCGCCCTCATCTACAACCTCACCATGTACGGCTGGCTCAACTGGCTGCCCACGTACCTGCTCGAGGTCAAGAAGCTCTCCCTCACCAAGACCGGCCTCCTCGGCGCCCTGCCCTTCCTCTTCGGCGGCATCGGCTGCACCCTCGCCGGCTACGTGTCCGATCGCTGGTTCCGCGGCCGCCGCAAGTACCTCGTCTTCGGCTGCCAGGCGCTCGGCGGCATCTGCCTCTTCCTCTTCACGCAGATCAACGATCCCGTCCTGTACATGATCGCCCAGTGCATCGCCGGCTTCCTCCTCTTCATGGCCGCCGGCGCCATCTGGACCCTCCCCATGATTCTCGTCCCCCCCAAGCTCATGGGCTCGGGCTCCGGCTTCATCAACACCGGCGGGCAGATCGGCGGCTTCCTCACCAACATCCTCATCGGCAAGGTCATCGAGTGGAACGGCAATGACTACGCCACCGGCTTCCACTTCATGCTCGGTGCGCTCGTCGCCGCCGCCCTGCTCGTGCTCGCCGGCATCCGCGAGCAGTCCGCTCCCGCTCCCAAGCCGTCCCCCGAGCCCGCGCTGTCTTGA
- a CDS encoding GreA/GreB family elongation factor: MMLDKHALLDQLAERLHQSDRLAHRAELEAREAARTLATESEKKEDGRAVIEYGSLATGQAQRARRVQEELKALSDFQQEGLPRFSRKSPVALGALIDVSTEDEEGFSERTFFLLPVGAGTELTGPGGDGFLSVITPASPVGRALLGRRAGDTIEVTLAGEVREWTVLEVA, encoded by the coding sequence ATCATGTTGGACAAACACGCCCTGCTCGACCAGCTCGCCGAACGGCTCCACCAGAGCGACCGCCTCGCCCACCGCGCCGAGCTCGAGGCCCGTGAGGCCGCCCGCACCCTCGCCACCGAGTCCGAGAAGAAGGAAGACGGCCGCGCCGTCATCGAGTACGGCAGCCTCGCCACCGGCCAGGCCCAGCGCGCCCGCCGCGTCCAGGAGGAGCTCAAGGCCCTCTCCGACTTCCAGCAGGAAGGCCTCCCCCGCTTCTCCCGCAAGAGCCCCGTCGCCCTCGGCGCCCTCATCGACGTGTCCACCGAGGACGAGGAGGGCTTCTCCGAGCGCACCTTCTTCCTCCTCCCCGTCGGCGCCGGCACCGAGCTCACCGGCCCCGGTGGCGATGGCTTCCTCTCCGTCATCACCCCCGCCTCCCCCGTGGGCCGCGCCCTCCTGGGACGTCGGGCGGGTGACACCATCGAGGTGACCCTCGCCGGGGAGGTACGCGAGTGGACGGTCCTCGAGGTCGCCTGA
- a CDS encoding alpha/beta fold hydrolase produces the protein MTLHVALMLASTALLACGAHASQASTPSLASEAASFRHASVQLSTGVRMHYVEQGRQDGPVLVLLHGYTDSYLSFERVLPLLPRSFHVYALDQRGHGDSSRPDCCYSQSDFASDVAAFLDSQGIPRAVLVGHSMGSFIAQQVALEHPQRVEALVLVGSAPTVHGNAVAAELKSVVDTLSDPIDPAFVREFQAGTFYRPIPPSFLDTAVSESLKVPARVWKAALDGLIAEDHSSRLRDLSVPTLVVGGDHDGFFSVPEQQALAQALPHATLALYTETGHAPHVELPERFVEDVKRFLHSLRAE, from the coding sequence ATGACACTTCATGTCGCCTTGATGCTCGCCTCCACCGCCCTGCTCGCCTGCGGCGCTCACGCCAGCCAGGCCTCCACCCCCTCGCTCGCCTCCGAGGCCGCTTCCTTCCGCCACGCCTCCGTCCAGCTCTCCACCGGCGTCCGCATGCACTACGTCGAGCAGGGCCGTCAGGACGGTCCCGTCCTCGTCCTCCTCCACGGCTACACCGACTCGTATCTCTCCTTCGAGCGCGTCCTCCCCCTCCTCCCCAGGAGCTTCCACGTCTACGCGCTCGACCAGCGCGGCCATGGTGACTCCTCGCGCCCCGACTGCTGCTACTCCCAATCCGACTTCGCCTCCGATGTCGCCGCCTTCCTCGACTCCCAGGGCATCCCGCGCGCCGTCCTCGTCGGCCACTCCATGGGCAGCTTCATCGCCCAGCAGGTCGCCCTCGAGCACCCCCAGCGTGTCGAGGCCCTCGTCCTCGTCGGCTCGGCTCCCACCGTCCACGGCAACGCCGTCGCCGCCGAGCTGAAGTCCGTCGTGGACACCCTCTCCGACCCCATCGACCCCGCCTTCGTCCGCGAGTTCCAGGCCGGCACCTTCTACCGCCCCATCCCCCCCTCCTTCCTCGACACCGCCGTCTCCGAGAGCCTCAAGGTCCCCGCTCGCGTCTGGAAGGCCGCTCTCGACGGGCTCATCGCCGAGGACCACTCCTCCCGCCTCCGCGACCTCTCCGTCCCCACCCTCGTCGTCGGCGGCGACCACGATGGGTTCTTCTCCGTCCCCGAACAGCAGGCCCTCGCCCAGGCCCTGCCCCACGCCACCCTCGCGCTCTACACAGAGACCGGCCACGCCCCCCACGTCGAGCTGCCCGAGCGCTTCGTCGAGGACGTGAAGCGGTTCCTGCACTCGCTTCGCGCGGAGTAG